The following coding sequences are from one Streptomyces angustmyceticus window:
- a CDS encoding YlbL family protein, whose product MPRRTATLLASTLMLIALLCAGVLIPVPYSEMSPGPTVNTLGDHDGEPVLQISGRKTYPTTGHLNMTTVRVTGPDYRMNLFEAVYGWLDHDNAVVPHKTLYPEGQTAEQADQENAEEFSQSQESAKTSALRQLHIPVASQTVVGSVVKDKPADGRLHAGDVIKAVDGTAVKQAGDVAKLVTRHKPGEKVVFTIIPAKEAAAAEKRGKKPATGARQIAITTQKAEDGRAIVGIQAGVDHIFPFPIDVKLADVGGPSAGLMFALGIVDKLTPGDMTGGKFVAGTGTIDDKGKVGPIGGISMKTVGARDKGARYFLTPKENCAAAAKDTPEGLTLVKVGTIGDAVKALEKIRTGDTAALPSCSPAGHA is encoded by the coding sequence ATGCCACGCCGCACCGCGACGCTGCTCGCCTCGACCCTGATGCTGATCGCGCTGCTCTGCGCCGGGGTGCTGATCCCCGTGCCGTACTCCGAGATGTCGCCGGGGCCGACGGTCAACACCCTCGGCGATCACGACGGCGAGCCGGTGCTGCAGATCTCCGGGCGCAAGACGTACCCGACGACCGGTCACCTCAACATGACCACGGTCCGCGTCACCGGCCCCGACTACCGCATGAACCTCTTCGAGGCGGTGTACGGCTGGCTCGACCACGACAACGCCGTGGTGCCGCACAAGACGCTCTACCCCGAGGGGCAGACGGCCGAGCAGGCCGACCAGGAGAACGCCGAGGAGTTCAGCCAGTCCCAGGAGAGCGCCAAGACCTCGGCCCTCCGTCAGCTGCACATCCCGGTCGCCTCCCAGACCGTCGTCGGTTCCGTCGTCAAGGACAAGCCGGCCGACGGGCGGCTGCACGCGGGCGATGTGATCAAGGCCGTGGACGGCACGGCGGTCAAGCAGGCCGGCGACGTCGCCAAGCTCGTCACCCGGCACAAGCCGGGCGAGAAGGTCGTCTTCACGATCATCCCCGCCAAGGAGGCCGCCGCGGCCGAGAAGCGGGGCAAGAAGCCCGCGACCGGCGCCCGGCAGATCGCGATCACCACGCAGAAGGCCGAGGACGGCCGCGCCATCGTGGGCATCCAGGCCGGGGTGGACCACATCTTCCCGTTCCCCATCGACGTCAAGCTGGCCGACGTCGGCGGCCCCAGTGCCGGGCTGATGTTCGCGCTCGGCATCGTCGACAAGCTCACGCCCGGGGACATGACCGGCGGCAAGTTCGTGGCCGGCACGGGCACCATCGACGACAAGGGCAAGGTCGGCCCGATCGGTGGCATCTCGATGAAGACGGTCGGCGCGCGCGACAAGGGCGCCCGGTACTTCCTGACGCCGAAGGAGAACTGCGCCGCCGCGGCCAAGGACACCCCCGAGGGGCTCACCCTGGTCAAGGTCGGCACCATAGGCGACGCCGTCAAGGCGCTGGAGAAGATCCGCACGGGCGACACCGCGGCCCTGCCCAGCTGCAGCCCCGCGGGTCACGCCTAG
- a CDS encoding molybdenum cofactor biosynthesis protein MoaE produces MPGTPSPSSPGRDHPGEQAAPDPIRLLEIRERALSVDEVFAAVGDAAAGGTALFVGTVRSHDNGADVDGLGYSAHPTAEAEMRRIAEKVIADYPVRALAAVHRVGDLRIGDLAVVVAVSCPHRAEAFEACRRLIDDLKHEVPIWKHQTFSDGTEEWVGA; encoded by the coding sequence ATGCCTGGCACGCCCTCCCCCTCGTCCCCCGGCCGCGACCACCCCGGTGAGCAGGCCGCCCCGGATCCGATCCGGCTCCTGGAGATCCGCGAGCGCGCGCTGTCCGTGGACGAGGTGTTCGCGGCGGTGGGCGACGCGGCGGCCGGCGGCACCGCCCTGTTCGTCGGCACGGTCCGCTCGCACGACAACGGCGCCGACGTCGACGGCCTGGGCTACTCCGCGCACCCGACGGCCGAGGCGGAGATGCGCCGGATCGCCGAGAAGGTGATCGCCGACTACCCGGTGCGGGCGCTGGCCGCCGTCCACCGCGTGGGGGACCTGCGCATCGGGGACCTGGCCGTCGTGGTCGCCGTGTCCTGCCCGCACCGCGCCGAGGCGTTCGAGGCATGCCGCAGGCTGATCGACGACCTCAAGCACGAGGTACCGATCTGGAAGCACCAGACGTTCTCGGACGGCACCGAGGAATGGGTGGGGGCGTAG
- a CDS encoding SDR family oxidoreductase → MSSPDPTVRAARNAAAQTEQAGDTAGGATDRPLRRPVVAVTGAASGVGALLTRALVASDEVKEVVAIDERRGDVAEAHWHVLDVRDPAIADKLRGADVVVHLALDLDLETDAAARTAYNVRGTQTVLTAAAAAGVHRVVLCTSAMVYGALPDNDVPLAEDAELRATADATGVGDLLEIEHLAHRAPRAHPGLNVTVLRPTVLVGGTDTALTRYFESPRLLVVAGSRPAWQFCHVEDLVSALEFAALEKVDGELAVGCDGWLEQEEVEELSGIRRMELPSSVALGAAARLHRIGLTPSPAGDLAYTMHPWVVSGSRLHDAGWRPRWTNEEVLAELLEEVAGRHTVAGRRLGRKDATAAGAAGATVALLGTAALVRRARKARRRI, encoded by the coding sequence GTGAGTTCCCCAGATCCGACCGTTCGCGCAGCGCGAAACGCTGCGGCCCAGACCGAGCAGGCGGGCGACACCGCAGGCGGGGCCACGGACCGGCCGCTGCGCCGGCCCGTGGTGGCCGTGACCGGAGCCGCCTCCGGAGTCGGCGCGCTGCTCACGCGCGCCCTGGTCGCCTCCGACGAGGTCAAGGAGGTGGTGGCCATCGACGAGCGGCGCGGCGACGTCGCCGAGGCGCACTGGCACGTCCTGGACGTCCGCGACCCGGCCATCGCCGACAAGCTGCGCGGCGCGGACGTCGTCGTCCACCTGGCGCTCGACCTCGACCTGGAGACCGACGCCGCGGCCCGCACCGCCTACAACGTGCGCGGCACCCAGACCGTGCTCACCGCCGCCGCGGCCGCCGGCGTCCACCGGGTGGTGCTGTGCACCTCCGCGATGGTCTACGGGGCGCTGCCCGACAACGACGTCCCCCTGGCCGAGGACGCCGAGCTGCGGGCCACCGCGGACGCCACCGGCGTCGGCGACCTCCTGGAGATCGAGCACCTGGCACACCGCGCGCCCCGCGCGCACCCCGGCCTGAACGTCACCGTGCTGCGCCCCACCGTCCTGGTGGGCGGCACGGACACCGCGCTGACCCGCTACTTCGAATCGCCCCGCCTCCTGGTCGTCGCCGGGTCCCGCCCCGCCTGGCAGTTCTGCCACGTCGAGGACCTGGTCAGCGCCCTGGAGTTCGCCGCCCTGGAGAAGGTCGACGGCGAGCTGGCGGTGGGCTGCGACGGCTGGCTGGAACAGGAGGAGGTCGAGGAGCTCTCCGGTATCCGGCGCATGGAGCTGCCGTCCTCGGTGGCGCTGGGCGCCGCGGCCCGACTGCACCGCATCGGCCTGACGCCGTCGCCCGCCGGCGACCTCGCGTACACGATGCATCCGTGGGTGGTCAGCGGCAGCCGGCTGCACGATGCCGGCTGGCGTCCCCGGTGGACGAACGAGGAGGTGCTCGCCGAGCTCCTGGAGGAGGTCGCCGGGCGGCACACCGTCGCGGGCCGCCGGCTGGGCCGCAAGGACGCCACCGCCGCGGGCGCGGCCGGTGCCACCGTCGCCCTCCTGGGCACCGCCGCGCTGGTGCGCCGCGCCCGTAAGGCCCGCCGCCGCATCTGA
- a CDS encoding zinc-dependent metalloprotease — protein sequence MSDTPFGFGLPPEEPEDGDNGKQKGGQGGSQGPANPFGFGSGSGGADNPFAALFGGMGGPGGEMNPGDLGAAFQKLGQMLSYEGGPVNWDMAKDIARQTVAQGAEDGSKDASLSPGERGAVEEAVRLADLWLDGVTSLPSGSGSVVAWSRAEWVEETLPVWKDLVNPLAERVGAAMGDVLPGEMQAMAGPLLGMMRSMGGAMFGTQIGQALGVLAGEVVGSTDIGLPLGPAGKAALLPGNIARFGEGLGVPEEEVRLYLALREAAHQRLFAHVPWLRSHLFGAVEGYARGIKVDTTKLEDVVGQIDPQHPEELQNALQQGMFQPEDTPEQKAALARLETALALVEGWVDAVVHAAAKPHLPSADKLRETLRRRRASGGPAEQTFSTLIGLQLRPRRLRDASRLWASLTDARGLEGRDGLWEHPDMLPTAADLDDPDGFVHHEQPDFSELDKMLGEAASGGKPDLGKPARESDGPDETPGESKGDGEK from the coding sequence GTGAGTGACACCCCATTTGGATTCGGCCTTCCGCCGGAGGAGCCGGAGGACGGCGACAACGGCAAGCAGAAGGGCGGCCAGGGAGGTAGCCAGGGCCCCGCGAACCCGTTCGGGTTCGGCAGCGGGAGCGGCGGCGCGGACAATCCGTTCGCGGCGCTCTTCGGCGGCATGGGCGGCCCCGGCGGCGAGATGAACCCTGGCGACCTGGGAGCCGCGTTCCAGAAGCTCGGCCAGATGCTCTCCTACGAGGGCGGCCCGGTGAACTGGGACATGGCCAAGGACATCGCCCGGCAGACCGTGGCGCAGGGCGCCGAGGACGGCAGCAAGGACGCGAGCCTGTCGCCGGGCGAGCGCGGCGCGGTCGAGGAGGCCGTGCGCCTGGCGGACCTGTGGCTGGACGGTGTGACGTCGCTGCCGTCGGGCTCCGGCTCGGTGGTGGCCTGGAGCCGCGCGGAGTGGGTCGAGGAGACCCTCCCGGTGTGGAAGGACCTGGTCAACCCGCTCGCCGAGCGCGTCGGAGCGGCCATGGGCGATGTCCTGCCCGGGGAGATGCAGGCCATGGCGGGCCCGCTGCTCGGGATGATGCGCTCCATGGGCGGCGCGATGTTCGGCACCCAGATCGGCCAGGCGCTGGGCGTGCTGGCCGGCGAGGTCGTGGGGTCGACGGACATCGGGCTTCCGCTGGGGCCGGCCGGCAAGGCCGCGCTGCTGCCGGGGAACATCGCGAGGTTCGGCGAGGGCCTGGGCGTGCCGGAGGAGGAGGTGCGGCTGTACCTGGCCCTGCGCGAGGCCGCCCACCAGCGGCTCTTCGCGCATGTGCCGTGGCTGCGCTCGCATCTGTTCGGTGCCGTCGAGGGCTATGCGCGCGGCATCAAGGTCGACACGACCAAGCTGGAGGACGTGGTCGGCCAGATCGATCCGCAGCATCCCGAGGAGCTGCAGAACGCCCTTCAGCAGGGCATGTTCCAGCCCGAGGACACCCCGGAGCAGAAGGCGGCGCTGGCCCGTCTGGAGACCGCGCTGGCCCTCGTCGAGGGCTGGGTGGACGCGGTGGTGCACGCCGCCGCCAAGCCGCATCTGCCGTCCGCCGACAAGCTCCGTGAGACGCTGCGGCGGCGCCGGGCCAGCGGCGGCCCCGCCGAGCAGACGTTCTCGACGCTGATCGGTCTGCAGCTGCGGCCGCGGCGGCTGCGGGACGCCTCGCGGCTGTGGGCGTCGCTGACGGACGCGCGGGGCCTGGAGGGCCGCGACGGCCTGTGGGAGCACCCGGACATGCTGCCGACGGCGGCCGACCTGGACGACCCGGACGGTTTTGTGCACCACGAGCAGCCGGACTTCTCCGAGCTCGACAAGATGCTCGGCGAGGCCGCGAGCGGCGGCAAGCCCGACCTGGGCAAGCCGGCCCGGGAGAGCGACGGCCCGGACGAGACCCCCGGCGAGAGCAAGGGCGACGGCGAGAAGTGA
- a CDS encoding NUDIX hydrolase yields MSLREDAARVLKEWPAPSPEQEQLRLAYLDHLAAHEDGMWKPCKDGHLTASALVIDPAGGRVLLTLHRKLEMWLQMGGHCEPEDSSLADAALREAREESGIARGLTLLPGGPVRLDRHHTPCAVHLDVQYAALAPADAVAAISDESLDLRWFPYDEVPGVADTSVVRLVERTRALL; encoded by the coding sequence GTGAGTCTGCGCGAGGACGCGGCGCGGGTGCTCAAGGAGTGGCCCGCGCCGTCCCCCGAACAGGAACAGCTGCGGCTGGCGTATCTCGACCACCTCGCCGCCCATGAGGACGGCATGTGGAAGCCCTGCAAGGACGGGCATCTCACGGCCAGCGCCCTGGTGATCGATCCGGCCGGCGGGCGGGTGCTGCTGACCCTGCACCGCAAGCTGGAGATGTGGCTGCAGATGGGCGGCCACTGCGAGCCTGAGGACTCCTCGCTCGCCGACGCGGCGCTGCGCGAGGCGCGCGAGGAATCGGGGATCGCGCGGGGGCTGACGCTGCTGCCCGGCGGCCCGGTGCGCCTGGACCGTCATCACACGCCCTGCGCGGTGCATCTCGATGTCCAGTACGCGGCGCTGGCCCCCGCGGACGCGGTGGCGGCGATCAGCGACGAGTCGCTGGACCTGCGGTGGTTCCCCTACGACGAGGTGCCCGGCGTCGCCGACACGTCGGTGGTGCGGCTCGTGGAGCGCACCCGCGCCCTCCTCTAG
- a CDS encoding AIM24 family protein, which translates to MQSPLFAFTEAQTRDRYALQNSQLLRVSLQGHEDLLARKGAMVAYQGLLEFDGNYQTPGQHRTRAYSGEGLDLMRVSGQGTVYLANLAQYVHVVDVDHDGLTVDSSYVLALDSRLHWEVVSVDSQYGISGTGKYQLNISGQGQVVLMTSGEPLMLQVTPDKYVNADADAVVAWSASLRVQMQAQTHSSAVWRRRGNTGEGWELSFLGQGYALVQPSELLPPQNAVIGSGMAAQFGMGQQGAHGMNQGNIFTN; encoded by the coding sequence ATGCAGAGTCCGCTTTTCGCCTTCACCGAGGCACAGACCCGGGACCGCTACGCCCTGCAGAACAGCCAGCTGCTGCGCGTCTCCCTCCAGGGCCACGAGGATCTCCTCGCCCGCAAGGGCGCGATGGTCGCCTACCAGGGGCTGCTCGAATTCGACGGCAACTACCAGACGCCGGGCCAGCACCGCACCCGCGCGTACTCCGGCGAGGGCCTCGACCTGATGCGCGTCTCCGGGCAGGGCACGGTCTACCTGGCCAACCTCGCCCAGTACGTCCATGTCGTCGACGTCGACCACGACGGCCTGACCGTCGACAGCAGTTACGTCCTGGCGCTGGACTCCCGCCTCCACTGGGAGGTCGTTTCCGTCGACAGCCAGTACGGCATCTCCGGCACCGGCAAGTACCAGCTCAACATCTCCGGGCAGGGCCAGGTGGTCCTGATGACCTCCGGCGAGCCGCTGATGCTGCAGGTCACCCCGGACAAGTACGTCAACGCCGACGCCGACGCGGTGGTCGCCTGGTCCGCCTCGCTGCGGGTGCAGATGCAGGCGCAGACGCACTCCTCCGCGGTGTGGCGCCGGCGCGGCAACACGGGCGAGGGCTGGGAACTCAGCTTCCTCGGCCAGGGCTACGCACTGGTCCAGCCCAGCGAGCTGCTGCCGCCGCAGAACGCCGTCATCGGGTCCGGCATGGCCGCCCAGTTCGGTATGGGCCAGCAGGGCGCGCACGGCATGAACCAGGGCAACATCTTCACCAACTGA
- a CDS encoding AIM24 family protein: MNQQQLSGYTPTPPAARMENHGSAMVKIAMQSGQDVFARTGSMVAYEGFVQYEPNPPAVRQMASQWLTGEGAPLMKCSGDGLLYLADYGADVVCINLDGDALSVNGTNLLAFDAQLQWGVQRVKGMAKFAGQGLFNVGISGTGWVALTSRGTPIVVDCGRGEDETYVDPDALVAWSTNLKMKGKRSFKASSMIGRGSGEAYQLGFSGQGFVVVQPSEDSTDRLRARG, from the coding sequence ATGAACCAGCAGCAGCTGTCGGGCTACACCCCGACCCCGCCCGCCGCCCGTATGGAGAACCACGGCAGCGCCATGGTGAAGATCGCCATGCAGAGCGGCCAGGACGTCTTCGCCCGCACCGGCTCGATGGTCGCCTACGAGGGCTTCGTCCAGTACGAACCGAACCCGCCCGCCGTCCGCCAGATGGCCTCCCAGTGGCTCACCGGCGAGGGCGCGCCCCTGATGAAGTGCTCCGGGGACGGCCTGCTCTACCTCGCCGACTACGGCGCGGACGTGGTCTGCATCAACCTCGACGGCGACGCGCTCTCCGTCAACGGCACCAACCTCCTCGCCTTCGACGCCCAGCTCCAGTGGGGCGTGCAGCGCGTCAAGGGCATGGCGAAGTTCGCCGGCCAGGGGCTCTTCAACGTCGGGATCTCCGGAACCGGCTGGGTCGCCCTGACCTCCCGGGGCACGCCCATCGTCGTCGACTGCGGCCGCGGCGAGGACGAGACCTACGTGGACCCGGACGCCCTGGTCGCCTGGTCGACCAACCTGAAGATGAAGGGCAAGCGCAGCTTCAAGGCGTCCTCGATGATCGGACGCGGCAGCGGCGAGGCGTACCAACTGGGCTTCTCCGGCCAGGGGTTCGTCGTCGTCCAGCCCAGTGAGGACAGCACCGACCGGCTCCGGGCCCGGGGCTGA
- a CDS encoding TerD family protein: MAREFQRGHKARIGDLTAGTDLYVGVQIAGPGLTFDISCFGLDADERLSDDRYFVFFNQPTSPEESIQLLGAQAGDSESFRVTLDKIPPHIRKLSFTAALDGAGQVSGIGPGYLRIVAGGEEVARYSFNGSEFSTERAVMLGDFYLKDVWRFAAVGQGFDGGLEALLKNFGGEVAEEAETPVPPATAQGAPGFAPPSAAAAPAPSFAPPAAPAPPQPAPDFGPPQGAPQAPPAAPRPTAPQVHHAPTLAAPLAPPGQQPPAPYGQPAPGQDPYGQQQTVPGGFPGQQAPQAPPYGQPAPPPGGYGPPQGQPAPYGQPGQQPPGTPYGGGQAPAVPQGGGPSLGVVLDKYKEAPTGQRWTPQNSKLIRVDLGVDGQPVLARQGSMVLYQGKVDFGYKGAGFRGRIVGNATGQEMQLMRCTGQGQVFFAETSAHVHPIELQGDAICVSADSVLAFDESLQHEVRRIEGHGIPGGALFTMQFQGTGTLVVKTQGTPVVLPVTPTTFADANAIVAWSAGSQVIISSQVSLRRQAFPGHSGETVNLQFRGAPGNFIVVQPYEV, from the coding sequence ATGGCCAGGGAATTCCAGCGGGGCCACAAGGCCAGGATCGGTGATCTGACGGCGGGAACGGATCTGTACGTCGGCGTGCAGATCGCCGGCCCCGGCCTCACCTTCGACATCAGCTGCTTCGGACTCGACGCCGACGAGCGGCTGTCCGACGACCGGTACTTCGTCTTCTTCAACCAGCCCACCTCGCCCGAGGAGTCGATCCAGCTGCTCGGGGCGCAGGCCGGCGACAGCGAGTCGTTCCGGGTCACCCTCGACAAGATCCCCCCGCACATCCGGAAGCTCTCCTTCACCGCCGCGCTCGACGGCGCCGGCCAGGTCTCGGGGATCGGCCCCGGCTATCTCCGGATCGTGGCCGGCGGCGAGGAGGTCGCCCGCTACTCCTTCAACGGCAGCGAGTTCAGCACCGAACGCGCCGTCATGCTCGGCGACTTCTACCTCAAGGACGTCTGGCGGTTCGCCGCCGTGGGCCAGGGCTTCGACGGCGGGCTGGAGGCGCTGCTGAAGAACTTCGGCGGCGAGGTCGCCGAGGAGGCCGAGACCCCGGTGCCGCCCGCCACGGCGCAGGGCGCGCCCGGCTTCGCGCCGCCGTCCGCTGCGGCCGCCCCCGCGCCCTCCTTCGCGCCGCCCGCCGCACCGGCTCCGCCGCAGCCCGCGCCCGATTTCGGCCCGCCCCAGGGGGCGCCGCAAGCACCCCCGGCCGCGCCCCGGCCCACCGCCCCGCAGGTGCACCACGCGCCCACCCTCGCCGCCCCGCTCGCCCCGCCCGGCCAGCAGCCGCCGGCCCCGTACGGTCAGCCGGCTCCCGGCCAGGACCCGTACGGTCAGCAGCAGACGGTGCCCGGCGGGTTCCCCGGCCAGCAGGCCCCGCAGGCACCGCCCTACGGCCAGCCCGCCCCGCCGCCCGGCGGCTACGGCCCGCCGCAGGGCCAACCCGCCCCCTACGGCCAGCCAGGACAGCAGCCCCCGGGCACCCCGTACGGCGGCGGCCAGGCCCCGGCGGTGCCCCAGGGCGGCGGCCCGAGCCTCGGCGTCGTCCTGGACAAGTACAAGGAAGCCCCCACCGGGCAGCGCTGGACCCCGCAGAACAGCAAGCTGATCCGGGTCGACCTCGGCGTCGACGGCCAGCCGGTGCTCGCCCGCCAGGGCAGCATGGTGCTCTACCAGGGCAAGGTCGACTTCGGCTACAAGGGCGCCGGCTTCCGCGGCCGGATCGTGGGCAACGCCACCGGCCAGGAGATGCAGCTGATGCGCTGCACGGGCCAGGGCCAGGTGTTCTTCGCCGAGACCAGCGCCCACGTCCACCCCATCGAGCTGCAGGGCGACGCCATCTGCGTGTCCGCCGACAGCGTCCTCGCCTTCGACGAGTCGCTGCAGCACGAGGTCCGCCGGATCGAGGGTCACGGCATCCCCGGTGGCGCCCTGTTCACCATGCAGTTCCAGGGGACCGGCACCCTCGTCGTCAAGACCCAGGGCACCCCGGTGGTACTGCCGGTCACCCCGACCACCTTCGCCGACGCCAACGCCATCGTGGCCTGGTCCGCGGGCTCACAGGTGATCATCTCCAGCCAGGTGAGCCTGCGCCGGCAGGCCTTCCCCGGCCACTCGGGCGAGACCGTGAACCTCCAGTTCCGCGGCGCGCCCGGCAACTTCATCGTCGTCCAGCCCTACGAGGTCTGA
- a CDS encoding M48 metallopeptidase family protein, which produces MPADPSHGPGETPLRRAADPPRRAAPSPDARRPGTSAVEVRRSSRRRRTVSAYREGDRTVVLIPARMSEAEERRWVTVMLDKLAAQESKRMLGDGELAERAERLSGQYLDGRARPATVRWVTNQNTRWGSCTPAEGSIRLSHRLQGMPEYVIDYVLLHELAHLLVPGHGPRFWRLLETYPRTERARGYLEGVVAADRLPHLPAARGD; this is translated from the coding sequence GTGCCCGCCGACCCCTCCCACGGCCCGGGAGAGACGCCCCTGCGCCGCGCCGCCGACCCCCCGCGCAGGGCTGCCCCGAGCCCCGACGCCCGCAGGCCGGGCACCAGCGCCGTCGAGGTGCGCCGCAGCTCACGGCGGCGCAGAACGGTCTCGGCGTACCGCGAGGGCGACCGCACCGTCGTCCTGATCCCGGCCCGGATGTCCGAGGCGGAGGAGCGGCGTTGGGTCACCGTGATGCTGGACAAGCTCGCCGCCCAGGAGAGCAAGCGGATGCTGGGCGACGGCGAACTGGCCGAGCGCGCCGAGCGGCTCTCCGGCCAGTATCTGGACGGCCGGGCCCGCCCCGCGACGGTGCGCTGGGTGACCAACCAGAACACCCGATGGGGATCGTGCACCCCGGCGGAGGGCAGCATCCGCCTCTCGCACCGCCTGCAGGGCATGCCGGAGTACGTCATCGACTACGTCCTGCTGCACGAACTCGCCCACCTGCTCGTCCCCGGCCACGGCCCCCGTTTCTGGCGGCTGCTGGAGACCTACCCCCGTACGGAGCGGGCCCGCGGCTACCTCGAAGGAGTGGTCGCGGCCGACCGGCTGCCCCATCTGCCCGCCGCCCGCGGCGACTGA
- a CDS encoding ThiF family adenylyltransferase produces the protein MRHPMLKPALRRGWRDRETVRFGVAPAHALVVGPVDTATGSFLSLLDGTRTLRQLIDEGASLDLPADHVRGVVDRLGAAGLLESPTAGGPSAEAVRADQAAFEQLRPDLASLSVRHPEPAGALARMGARRAVRAKVKGAGRVGAAIAGLLSASGIGRVEVVDGGTVRPWDVMPGALPAERTGERRDAAARGLVRRSSPWGRTPRPRVPLSESGEPGLSLVVLAPRDGLGAYAPDPVLSEPLVTAGIPHLYAGVIEGTGVVGPLVLPGGSACARCDELRRTDAEPAWPRLLAQWRSGRGAPAVPACDAALATAVAGVAAVQALTFLDGELPPCTGARMELAAPCATVRTVRIEPHPECGCGAAGVRGAADASDTRP, from the coding sequence ATGCGGCATCCGATGCTCAAGCCCGCGCTGCGGCGCGGCTGGCGGGACAGGGAGACGGTGCGGTTCGGGGTGGCGCCGGCGCATGCGCTGGTGGTCGGCCCGGTCGACACGGCGACGGGCAGCTTCCTCTCCCTGCTCGACGGCACCCGCACCCTGCGGCAACTGATCGACGAGGGCGCGTCGCTGGACCTCCCGGCCGACCACGTACGGGGTGTGGTGGACCGGCTCGGCGCGGCCGGACTGCTGGAATCCCCCACCGCGGGCGGCCCGTCGGCCGAGGCGGTCCGGGCCGACCAGGCCGCCTTCGAGCAGCTGCGGCCCGACCTGGCGTCCCTCTCGGTGCGGCACCCGGAGCCCGCGGGCGCCCTGGCCCGGATGGGGGCGCGCCGGGCGGTCCGGGCCAAGGTCAAGGGGGCGGGGCGGGTCGGTGCGGCGATCGCGGGGCTGCTGTCGGCCTCCGGGATCGGCCGGGTGGAGGTGGTCGACGGCGGCACGGTCCGGCCGTGGGACGTGATGCCCGGCGCACTGCCGGCCGAGCGGACCGGCGAGCGGCGGGACGCCGCCGCGCGAGGGCTGGTCCGCCGGTCCTCCCCCTGGGGCCGCACACCGCGGCCGAGGGTCCCGCTGAGCGAATCCGGTGAACCCGGGCTGTCCCTGGTGGTGCTGGCGCCGCGCGACGGGCTCGGCGCGTACGCCCCCGACCCGGTGCTCTCCGAGCCGCTGGTCACCGCCGGGATCCCGCATCTTTACGCGGGGGTGATCGAGGGCACGGGTGTGGTGGGTCCGTTGGTACTGCCCGGTGGTTCGGCTTGTGCCCGCTGCGATGAACTGCGCCGTACGGACGCGGAGCCGGCCTGGCCGCGGCTGCTGGCGCAGTGGCGGTCGGGGCGCGGTGCGCCCGCGGTGCCGGCCTGCGACGCCGCGCTGGCCACGGCGGTCGCCGGGGTCGCCGCCGTGCAGGCACTGACGTTCCTGGACGGTGAACTGCCGCCGTGCACAGGGGCGCGGATGGAGCTCGCCGCGCCGTGTGCCACGGTGCGGACGGTGCGGATCGAGCCGCATCCGGAGTGCGGCTGCGGTGCGGCCGGGGTGCGGGGTGCTGCAGACGCCTCGGATACTCGGCCGTGA